A stretch of DNA from uncultured Pseudodesulfovibrio sp.:
ATGGACGGCGATTCAACGTGGGGTTCAGGATAGGCGGCCCCACCCACGCACAGGTCCGGGTAGCGCGCGTTGATGTACTCGATCAATTCCGAGGCGTGCTGGAATTCCTGGGTGCTGAAGTCGAAATCCTCCACACCGCGGGGCGGATCGCCACGCAGCGCGAGAACGTTTTCGATGTCCGCCTTGACCAGGCTTTCCAGAAATCCGTCCAGCTTTTCGGCGGAAGCGCCCACGCTGGTAAGATGGGTGATGGGCTCGAGGCCGTGGTCCCGTTTCATCCGGGTGGCGATTTCCAGGGTGTTGTCCTGGGTGCCGCCGCCTGCGCCGTAGGTCACGGACGCGAACAGGGGATCGAGGACCTTGAGCTTTTCGACCACCCCGAAAAAGGCGGGCCAAGCTTCACGCTCCTTGGGTGGAAAGAACTCCAGGGAGATGAACGGGGACTTCCCGTCGATCAG
This window harbors:
- a CDS encoding methylenetetrahydrofolate reductase, yielding MRVCDLIDGKSPFISLEFFPPKEREAWPAFFGVVEKLKVLDPLFASVTYGAGGGTQDNTLEIATRMKRDHGLEPITHLTSVGASAEKLDGFLESLVKADIENVLALRGDPPRGVEDFDFSTQEFQHASELIEYINARYPDLCVGGAAYPEPHVESPSIKSDLDMVSLKVRKGAKFLVTQMFFDNRMYFDYVERLKLMGADVPVIPGVMPLLSLKSAKFILSLCGAAIPGKFLSALEKAHEEGGDDAVYALGIDYATKQAQELIDGGAPGVHLYTLNRAEAVLEIGKNLTI